One Tunturibacter gelidoferens genomic region harbors:
- a CDS encoding SDR family oxidoreductase — MSSFTKTESGREVALEMQALKRLGKPEDVADVVAFVASDCARWITGASIPVDGGSRL; from the coding sequence ATGTCGAGTTTTACGAAGACAGAGTCAGGTCGAGAAGTTGCTCTGGAAATGCAGGCTCTGAAGCGACTCGGCAAACCCGAGGACGTCGCGGACGTAGTCGCTTTCGTGGCATCAGACTGTGCGCGTTGGATCACAGGTGCGAGTATTCCCGTCGATGGCGGCTCGAGGCTTTAA
- a CDS encoding carboxypeptidase-like regulatory domain-containing protein gives MLLTIWVVGLALSLPAQSSSQRKQANDELTLFGQVVDALGNPVDQASVKLKLRDGTQMSAATDQSGSFTFKNPSARSQPCSRMPRGLHKPGSDNWRGISLPLRLADDLPN, from the coding sequence GTGCTCCTGACCATTTGGGTAGTCGGACTCGCGCTGTCTCTGCCTGCACAAAGTTCTTCGCAACGAAAGCAAGCAAATGACGAGTTGACGCTTTTCGGCCAAGTCGTCGATGCGCTAGGAAATCCTGTCGACCAAGCGTCTGTAAAGTTGAAACTGCGAGACGGCACTCAGATGAGCGCGGCGACCGATCAGTCTGGGAGCTTTACCTTCAAGAATCCTTCCGCGCGCTCTCAACCTTGCTCAAGGATGCCTCGGGGTCTTCACAAGCCAGGTTCCGACAATTGGAGGGGAATTAGTTTGCCACTGAGGCTTGCTGACGACCTGCCAAACTGA
- a CDS encoding GH36 C-terminal domain-containing protein encodes MQYVAQDGSKAVLFAYLHSQHYGIDQPLIRLRGLDVTADYRISPWTRTHAREVVSGAVMMGRGAELQLLVTTTAPPMC; translated from the coding sequence GTGCAATATGTGGCGCAGGATGGATCGAAGGCTGTGCTCTTTGCGTACTTGCACTCCCAACACTATGGGATTGACCAACCCCTCATCCGTTTGCGTGGACTCGATGTGACAGCTGATTATCGTATTTCCCCCTGGACGCGGACACATGCAAGGGAGGTTGTATCTGGAGCAGTAATGATGGGACGCGGTGCTGAACTTCAACTGTTGGTGACTACGACAGCACCGCCAATGTGTTAG
- a CDS encoding alpha-galactosidase, producing the protein MIYNSWEATEFAFDEAGQIALADKAGKLGVERFIVDDGWFGQRNSDRAGLGDW; encoded by the coding sequence GTGATTTACAACTCGTGGGAGGCGACCGAATTCGCTTTTGATGAGGCAGGCCAAATCGCGTTGGCGGACAAAGCTGGCAAGCTGGGGGTGGAACGTTTCATCGTCGATGACGGGTGGTTTGGACAGCGAAACAGCGATCGTGCCGGACTTGGAGATTGGTAA